A genome region from Chloroflexi bacterium ADurb.Bin180 includes the following:
- the msrR gene encoding Regulatory protein MsrR, whose protein sequence is MGVGGARAPRAVALGQGSAAASSTRSRQNRPSFGKLTIVSVLLTLFVLGGTYSAYYFYSTVKAFVVRADFGLPAQGGQQQNGGPADEEAVNLNKERVNILLLGTDKRLSEQGPSRTDTMIVVTVDPGTKTAGMLSIPRDLWVPIPGHSENRINVAHFLGERDKYPGGGPALAKKTVQYTLGIPVQYYVRINFEGFEKLIDAIGGIQVEVKSAIHDEKYPDNNYGYMTVDIPAGLQHMDGKTALQYARARHGSSDFSRARRQQQVLRAVRDKVLSLNIPLTRIPEMLKLVGDSVQTDLSLSEMYSLAKLAREISSEINSVVIDESMTTRQITPDGADVLLPNRELIREAVNQFLGNPNPTSTADQSAPALIRQEAARVDVQNGTLTPGLAQRTADYLKGKGYNVGSVSNADRSDYAKTILIDYSGKENTMRLLTQLFQVAKENVRHEQGIQGGPDIRLILGRDAAAQPLQ, encoded by the coding sequence ATGGGTGTTGGTGGCGCTCGAGCTCCTCGAGCGGTGGCTCTAGGGCAGGGATCGGCGGCTGCCAGCTCGACCAGATCTCGTCAGAATCGACCTTCGTTCGGCAAGCTGACCATCGTCAGCGTGCTGTTGACGTTGTTTGTGCTTGGTGGCACCTATTCTGCCTACTATTTCTATAGCACAGTGAAGGCGTTCGTCGTGCGCGCCGACTTTGGCCTGCCAGCCCAGGGGGGGCAGCAGCAGAATGGCGGGCCTGCTGACGAAGAGGCAGTCAACCTCAACAAGGAGCGGGTGAATATCCTTCTGCTGGGCACAGACAAGCGTCTTTCCGAGCAGGGACCGAGCCGCACTGACACCATGATCGTGGTGACGGTCGATCCGGGGACCAAGACGGCGGGGATGCTGTCAATTCCGCGCGACCTGTGGGTGCCCATTCCGGGCCATTCCGAGAACCGCATCAATGTCGCGCATTTCCTGGGCGAACGCGACAAGTACCCCGGGGGTGGTCCAGCTCTGGCCAAAAAGACCGTTCAATACACCCTGGGCATACCCGTTCAGTACTATGTGCGCATCAACTTTGAGGGCTTTGAAAAGCTGATTGATGCCATAGGGGGAATCCAGGTCGAGGTCAAGTCGGCAATTCACGACGAGAAGTACCCTGACAACAACTATGGCTATATGACGGTGGATATTCCTGCCGGCCTGCAGCATATGGATGGCAAGACAGCGTTGCAGTATGCCAGAGCCAGGCATGGCAGCAGTGACTTTAGCCGGGCCAGACGTCAGCAGCAGGTGCTGCGGGCGGTCCGTGACAAGGTGCTCAGTCTGAATATCCCGCTTACGCGCATTCCGGAGATGCTCAAGCTAGTAGGCGACTCGGTGCAGACTGACCTCAGTCTGAGTGAAATGTACTCCCTGGCCAAGCTGGCGCGAGAGATCAGCTCTGAGATCAACAGTGTGGTGATTGACGAGTCGATGACCACAAGGCAGATCACCCCTGACGGCGCTGATGTGCTCCTCCCGAACCGGGAGCTCATTCGCGAGGCGGTGAACCAATTCCTGGGCAACCCCAATCCAACATCGACGGCCGATCAGTCCGCTCCGGCCCTGATCAGACAGGAAGCCGCCAGGGTGGATGTTCAGAACGGCACGCTCACGCCAGGCCTCGCCCAGCGTACGGCGGACTACCTGAAGGGTAAAGGCTACAACGTGGGCAGCGTCAGCAATGCTGACCGCTCCGACTATGCCAAGACGATTCTGATCGACTACAGTGGCAAAGAGAACACCATGCGGCTGCTCACACAGCTCTTCCAGGTAGCCAAGGAAAACGTGCGCCATGAGCAGGGTATCCAGGGCGGACCGGACATCCGGCTGATTCTGGGGCGCGATGCAGCGGCGCAACCGCTGCAGTAG